In Streptomyces camelliae, the sequence TCAGCTGGCCCTTGCCGCCGCTCTCCGCCGTGCGGAAGAGGCCGGCGTACTTGTTCAGGTTCTTCCAGTCCGTGATGTCGGGGTGCTGCTGGGCCAGGTACGTCGGCACGAACCAGCCGATGTGCCCGGTCACCCCGAGGTCGCCGGCGCGGGCGATGGTCTTCTTGTCCTCGACGTACCGCTTCTCCTGGTCCGGGTGACCCCAGTCCTCCAGGATGGCGTCGACGCGGCCCTGGCTGAGGGCGTCCCACGCGGGCACCTCGTCGACCTGGACGGTGTCGACGCGGTAGCCGAGCTCGTGCTCCAGCAGGTACTGGGCGACGGCCACGTTGGACTGCGCGCCCACCCAGGACTGCACGGACAGGGTGACGGACTTCGCGCCGCCGGCGTTCGCGAACGGCGAGGCCTGCTTGGTCATGTCGGCGGCGCCGCAGCCGGTCGCCGTCAGCAGCACCAGCGAGCCCACCAGGGCAGTCGTCGTACGGCGTCGCATGTCAGGCTCCCTTCTTCGTACGGCGCTCGGTCGGCTGGGTCACCCGGTCGAGCATCAGGCCCAGGCAGACGATGGCGGCACCGGCGACGAGTCCGGTGGCGAGGTCGCCCTGGGCGAGGCCGAAGGCGACGTTGTAGCCGAGGGCGCCGCCACCGACCAGGCCGCCGATGATGACGACGGCCAGCACCAGGACCACGCCCTGGTTGAGGGCGAGCAGCAACGATCGCCGGGCGAGCGGGAGCTGGACCTGCCACAGCTGCTGGCGGCCGGTCGCGCCGAGCGAGCGCGCCGACTCCAGCGCGGCCGGGTCGACCTGGCGCAGGCCCTGAGCGGTGATCCGGACGACGGCCGGGAGGGCGTAGACGACGGCCGCGGCGACAGCGGGCGCGCGGCCCACGCCGAAGAGGGCGACGACCGGGATCAGGTACACGAACTGCGGCATCGTCTGGAAGACGTCCAGGACCGGCCGCAGGACCCGCTCCACGCGGTCGCTGCGGGCGGCGGCGATGCCGGTGGCGAAGCCGAGGACGAGCGTGACGGCCACGGCGGCCAGCACCTGGGAGAGCGTGTCGAGCGCCGGGTCCCACACGCCGAGCACGCCGATCGCGGCCATGGCGAGGACGGCGGTCAGGGCGGTGGCCCAGGTGCCGATCAGCCAGGCCAGGGCGGCGACGATCAGCAGCACCGACCACCAGGGCAGCCACTGCAGGCCGCCGCGCAGCGGGTCCAGGATCCAGGTGGTGAAGTGGCCGGCCCAGTCGGCCGTGCCGCCGACGACCGGGACGCCGGAGTAGAGGTGGGCGGTCATCCAGTCGACGGCGCGGTTGACCGGGGCGGCGATGCCGAGGCTGAAGCCGGTGGGCCAGTTCAGGCCGTGCAGGAGGCGGGTGGCCAGGGCGACCGCGGCCGTGACGGCGAGGGCGTACGGCCAGCCGATCGTCCGTGAGCCGGTGTCGTCGGCGGCGCCCGCCGCTCCCGTCACCCGGTCCAGGACGATCGCCAGCAGCACGATCGGGATGCCGGCCGCGAGGGCCTGGCCGACGTCGACCGAGGCGAGCGCCTGGTAGACGCGGTCGCCGAGGCCGCCGGCGCCGATGACCGAGGCGATGACGGCCATGGACAGCGCCATCATGATCGTCTGGTTGAGGCCGAGGAGGAGTTCTCCTCGGGCCAGCGGGATGCGGGCGGTCAGCAGCCGCTGGCGGCGGGTGGCGCCGAGCGACTCCACGGCCTCCAGGACTTCGGGGTCGGCGCCGCGCAGGCCGAGCGCGGTGAGGCGGGCCATCGGCGGGGCGGCGTAGACGACGGTGGCGAGGACGGCCGCGGGGACGCCGATGCCGAAGACCAGGACGACGGGGAGGAGATAGGCGAAGGCGGGGAGCACCTGCATGGTGTCCAGGACCGGGCGCAGGGCGCGGTCCAGGCGGTCGGAGAGGCCGGCCGCGAGACCGAGCAGCGCGCCGGTGAGCACCGAGGCCAGGACGGCTACGACCATCAGGGCGAGGGTCTGCATGGTCGGCACCCACATGCCGAGGGCCCCGCAGGCCAGGAACGCGAGGGCCGTCCCGGCGGCCAGGCGGACTCCGGCGACCCGCCAGGCGACCAGGGCGGCGAAGACCGTGACGCCGGTCCAGCCCGCGGCGAGGAGGGTGAGGTAGACGGCGCGGACGGAGAGGACGACGGCGTTGCTGATGTAGCCGAAGAAGTACAGGAACAGGGGGTGGCTGTCCCGGTTGTCGATGACCCAGTTGCTGGCGCTGGTCAGGGGTTTGTCCAGGCTGACGGTCAGGTGGTGAGGCCATGATCCGCCGTGGAGCAGGGGCAGCAGTACGGCGGTGACGAGGGCGAGCAGGAGCAGTTTGCCCGCGGCTCGGCTCTTCAGGAGGCGGGGGGTGTGCGGGCGGGAGGCCGGGACGCTGAGCGTTGTCATCAGACGGCCTCCGGGGTGGTGCGGGGGCCGGGTACACGGACGTCCACGCCTGCTACGACGTCCAGCAGCAGCTCGTGGTCCACGGTTCCGATGCAGTTGCCGTCCTCCACCACGCACGCCGGTGTGCCGGTCTCGGCCACCGTCCTGATCGCGTCCGCGACCACCGCGTCCGGAGTGAGGGCGCCCGGGTGTTCCGGGCCGCCGCAGTCGCCCGGCTTCATCGCCGTACGGACCGTCATCACCTGTTCGCGCGGGACGTCCCGGACGAACTCGCGGACATAGTCGTCCGCCGGGGAGCCGACGATCTCCTCCGGTGTGCCCAGCTGGACGACCCTGCCGTCGCGCATCAGGGCGATGCGGTCGCCGAGCCGGAGGGCCTCGGTGAGGTCGTGGGTGATGAAGACCATCGTGCGGCCCTCCTCACGGTGCAGGCGGGCCACCTCGTCCTGCATGTCACGGCGGATGAGGGGGTCCAGGGCGCTGAACGGCTCGTCGAACAGGAGGACCTCCGGGTCCACCGCCAACGCCCGTGCCAGCCCCACCCGTTGGCGCTGGCCGCCGGACAGCTGGCTGGGCTTGCGCTGCTCCATGCCCTCCAGGCCGACCTTGGTGACGAACTCGGCGGCCCGCTCACGCCGTTCGGCCTTGCCGACGCCCTGGATCTCCAGGCCGTAGGCGACGTTGTCGAGGACCGTGCGGTGCGGGAGCAGGCCGAAGTGCTGGAAGACCATGGCGGCACGGTGCCGGCGCAGTTCGCGCAGGCGGGCCTTGTCCATCGCGCGGACGTCCTCGCCGTCGATGGAGATCGTGCCCGCTGTCGGTTCGATCAGGCGGGTGAGGCAGCGGACCAGGGTGGACTTGCCGGAGCCCGACAGGCCCATGACCACGAAGACCTCGCCCTTGCGGACGTCGAAGGAGACGTCCCGGACGGCGGCCGTGCAGCCGGTGCGGGCGCGCAGGCCGGCGGGGTCCAGCGTGGCCAGTTCGGCGTCGGCGGGGATCCGGTCCGCCTTCGGGCCGAAGACCTTCCACAGGCCGTTCACCGAGAACACGGGGGTACTCATCGGGCACCACCTCCGATCAGGTCCACGGCCCTCTCCCCGACCATCAGCACCCCGATCATCGGGTTCACGGCGGTCATCGTCGGGAAGACGGACGCGTCGGCGATCCGGATGCCCTCCAGGCCCCGGATCCTCAACTCGAGGTCCACGACCGCGAGTTCGTCGTCCGCCGCGCCCATCTTGCAGGTGCCGGCGGGGTGGTAGACGGTGTGCGCGACCTTGCGGGCGTACTCGCTCAGTTCCTCGTCGCCGGTGATCTCCGGGCCGGGGCACACCTCGCGCCCCAGCCAGCCGGCGAGCGGCTCGGCCTTGGCGATCTCGCGGGCGATGCGGATGCCGTCGACGAGGGTCCGGGCGTCGTAGTCGTCCTCGTCGGTGAAGTACCGGAAGTCCAGCGCGGGCTTCACCTCCGGGTCGGCGCTGGTCAGGTACAGGCGGCCGCGGGACTTCGGCTTGGGGATGTTCGGGGTCATCGAGACGCCGTGGCGCGGGCGTTCGTAGCCGAGGCGCTCGGGGTTGTCGGTGAACGGGATCTGGTAGAAGTGGAACATCAGGTCCGGGCCCGGGTTCTCGGGGTCGCGGCGGACGAACAGGCCCGCGTCGGAGTCCATCGCGGAGTTCTCCGGGATCGGCCCGTGGGTCTCCCAGACGATGACCGACTCGGGGTGGTCGAGCAGGTTCTCGCCGACGCCCGGCAGATCGTGGACGACGGGGATGCCCAGCTCTTCGAGGTCCGCGCGGGGGCCGATGCCCGAGTGGAGCAGCAGGCGGGGCGAGTCGACGGCGCCGGCGCACAGCACGACCTCGCTCCGGGCCCGTATCAGCAGTTCCTCGCCGTCCTTGGTGCGCACGTGGACGCCCTCGGCCCGGCCCTCGGTGATCTCCAGCCGGTACGCCCACGTCTCCAGGAGGATCGTGAGGTTGGGGCGCTCGTCCAGCACCGGGTGCAGATACGCCACGGATGCCGAGGACCGCTTGTTGGTCTCGGGGTGGTAGGCGAGGTCGAAGAAGCCGGCGCCCTCGGTGAACGGCTTCTTGTTGAAGCCCTCGACGCGGGGCACCCCGAGGGCGGCCTGGGCGGCGTCGACGAAGTCGCGGGCGATGGCGTTCCGGTCCTTCTCGTCGACGGAGACGATGTTGTTCTTCAGCCGGGCGAAGTACGCCTCCATCGGCACCGCGCCCCAGCCCTTGGCGCCGGCCTGCTCCCACTCGTCCCAGTCGGACGGGAGCGGCTTGAAGGAGATGAGGGTGTTGTGGGAGGAGCAGCCGCCGAGGACGCGGGCGCGGCTGTGCCGGATGTGGGAGTTGCCGCGGGGCTGTTCCACGGTCGGGTAGTCGTAGTCGAGGTCGCCGCCGAGCAGGCCCATCCAGCGGCGCAGGATGAGGACGTCGTCCCGGCCGACGTCGCTGGGGCCGCCCTCGATGACGGCGACGGTGACGTCCGGGTTCTCGGTGAGGCGGGAGGCGATGACGGAGCCGGCCGTGCCGCCGCCGATGACGACGTAGTCGTAGAGGTGGGGGGTGTGGGACATGGAGGTACTCCGAGAGGACTTGCTGCGTACGGGAGTCGGTGGGGGGATCAGCCGGCGAACCAGCGCACGGGCCGGGGGGCGAGGTTCTGGTAGACGTGCTTGGTCTCGCGGTACTCGGCGAGTCCGGCGGGCCCCAGTTCGCGGCCGGTGCCGCTCCTGCCGAAGCCGCCCCACTCCGCCTGCGGGAGGTAGGGGTGGAAGTCGTTGATCCAGACCGTGCCGTGGCGCAGGCGGGCCGCGACCCGTCGGGCCCGTCCGGCGTCGGCGGTCCATACGGCGCCGGCGAGGCCGTACTCGGTGTCGTTGGCGAGGAACACGGCCTCGTCCTCGGTGCGGAAGGTCTCGACGGTGAGGACCGGGCCGAAGACCTCCTCGCGGACGACCTTCATCTCGCGGTGGCAGGCGTCGAGGACGGTCGGCTCGTAGAACCAGCCGGTGGCGGGCCGGTCGGCGGACGGCTGCGGCCGCTTGCCGCCGCAGCGCAGCACCGCGCCCTCCGCCAGCGCCGACGCCACATACGCCTCGACCTTGGCGCGCTGCTGCGCGGAGACGAGCGGCCCGCACTCGACGCCGTCCGCCGTGCCCCGGCCGAGGCGGATGCGGGCGGCCCGCCGGGCGAGCTCGGTGACGAACCGCTCCCGCAACGACTCCTCGACGATGAGCCGGGCGCCGGCCGAGCAGACCTGGCCGCTGTGGATGAAGGCCGCGTTGAGGGCCTGGTCGACGGCGGTGTCGAAGGCCTCCTCGGTGGCGCAGGCGTCGGCGAAGACGATGTTGGGGTTCTTGCCGCCGAGTTCGAGGGCGACCTTCTTCACCGTCGGGGCGGCGGCCTGGGCGACCTTGACGCCGCTGACCAGGCCGCCGGTGAAGGAGACCAGGTCGACGTCGGGGTGCTCGGCGAGCCGGGCGCCGACGGTGTGGCCGGGTCCGGTGACGAGGTTCGCGACCCCGGCGGGCAGCCCGGCCTCGGCAAGCAGGTCGATCAGCGCGATGGTGGTCATCGGGGTGATCTCGCTGGGCTTGACGACGAAGGTGTTGCCCGCCGCGAGGGCCGGGGCGATCTTCCAACTGGCCTGGAGGAGCGGGTAGTTCCACGGGGTGATGAGCGCGCAGACGCCCACCGGCTCGTGTACGACCACGCTGTGGATGTCGGCCGAGCCCGCGTCCACGACCCGGCCGGGCGCCTCGGCGGCGGCCAGGTCGGCGAAGTAGCGGAAGGTGTCGGCGACACAGTCGATGTCGATCCGCCCCTCTTCCACGGTCTTGCCCGCGTCCCGGCTCTCCAGCAGTCCGAGTTCCTCGCGGTCGCGCACGAGGAGGCCGGCGACGCGGCGCAGCAGGGCGGCGCGTTCGGCGACGGGCGTCGAAGGCCAGGGCCCCTGGTCGAAGGCCTGCCGGGCCGCGGCGACGGCCCGCTCGGCGTCCTTCTCGTCACCCTCGGCGACCACGGCGAACGGCAGCGCGTCCGCGGGGTCCAGGATCTCGCGTGTCGCGCCGGAGACCGCGTCCAGCCACACGCCTCCCGCGTGGATGGTCGCCCCGGGCTGTCGTTCCGTACTGTCCGCCATGATCGCCTGTTGCCTTCCGTTCCTGATCCGTGCCCCTGTGTCACGCACGTGCCACACTCGGGGACCGCGACCGCCTGCCCCGGGCCCCTCGCTCACATGCGGAATCGGCGGCGGAAAGTGCGAGGCGTCACTGAAACGACGGTCTAAAACGGATGAAAATCGGCAATTCCGGCAGCTGCGCTCAGTTCATGGATGTCTCACAGTCCGTATCGGGCGGACAGAACCCGCTCGCCCTCGATGCTGCCTGCCGGGTACTCCATGCGTGAGCCGATGAAGTCGCCCGGGTCGAGGTTGACCAGGGCTGCGGAGCTGACGACTCCAGCGGCCGATCGGCCTGGCCGACGCGGGTCGCCCGCTCACCCCCTCTCCTTGCGTTCCCGCTTCGCGCGCAGCGCCTGCCTCCGCTCCCACTCCTCGTCCCAGAGCCGTTTGAGCTCCTGCGCCCGTTCGTCGAGTCCGGCCGGCTCGTCGTCGTCCTCGTCCGTCCACAGGCCCTGCTCCTTGAGCCGGCGCGTGTGGACCTCGACGGGCGGCTGGGGGTCGTAGTCGGAGGGGCGGGGGCCCTCGGGCCCGTCGGGGCCCACGCGGATGAGGCGTTCGACGCGGGTGACGCGGTAGCGGACGCCGGCGACCGTGATGACGTTGGAGCGGGTCTCGTCGAGGCGGTCGGCCAGCCGGGCGTACTCCGCGCGTTGCCCCTCGTCGAGACGGAGGGTGAAGGGGGCCATCACGCGCTGCCAGGAGGCGAGGGAGTCGCGGGCCGCCTGGGGAGTGGTGTGGCCGGCGCCGGGGTTGAAGGCACGCCATCGTCCGTCCACCCGCTCCGAGATCATGAAGACCGCCGGAAGCAGCACCCCGCCCGGACACTCCCGCCGGGCCCGGCGCGCGTCCGCCACGGCCTCCGGCCCGGCGTCCGGCGAGACTCCGAGGGAATGGAACAGCTCCAGCTTCAGGATGCCGTTCGACAGGCCCGTACCGGTGAACGGATCGACCACGAAGCCCTTCACGCTCGGCCCCGCCCGGTGGGCCTCGCCCACCTCCGCCGTGTCGGGGTCGGACGGGCGGGGCGGCTCGGGGCCGTTCGGGCCCATCCGGATGAAGCGGCTCGCCCGGACGATCCGGAAGCGTTCCCCGCGCACCCGGACCTCGTTCACGACCTCCCGGTCCATCCGCCGCGCCGCCGCCATCCAGGTGCGCCGCGCGGCCTCGTCCCCCGCGTCCCGGGCCTCCTTCGCCCGCATCCGGAAGTGCGAGCCGAGCCCGTCCCGGGCGTCCTGCGGAGTGTCGGCACCGGTCGCCAGCAGCTCCCAGCCACCCGCCTCGCACTCGCGGGCACGGAAGTATTCCGCGATCATCACGCCCATCAGCTGCGGATACCGCTGGGTCGCCTGCCAC encodes:
- a CDS encoding quaternary amine ABC transporter ATP-binding protein; protein product: MSTPVFSVNGLWKVFGPKADRIPADAELATLDPAGLRARTGCTAAVRDVSFDVRKGEVFVVMGLSGSGKSTLVRCLTRLIEPTAGTISIDGEDVRAMDKARLRELRRHRAAMVFQHFGLLPHRTVLDNVAYGLEIQGVGKAERRERAAEFVTKVGLEGMEQRKPSQLSGGQRQRVGLARALAVDPEVLLFDEPFSALDPLIRRDMQDEVARLHREEGRTMVFITHDLTEALRLGDRIALMRDGRVVQLGTPEEIVGSPADDYVREFVRDVPREQVMTVRTAMKPGDCGGPEHPGALTPDAVVADAIRTVAETGTPACVVEDGNCIGTVDHELLLDVVAGVDVRVPGPRTTPEAV
- a CDS encoding aldehyde dehydrogenase family protein, with protein sequence MADSTERQPGATIHAGGVWLDAVSGATREILDPADALPFAVVAEGDEKDAERAVAAARQAFDQGPWPSTPVAERAALLRRVAGLLVRDREELGLLESRDAGKTVEEGRIDIDCVADTFRYFADLAAAEAPGRVVDAGSADIHSVVVHEPVGVCALITPWNYPLLQASWKIAPALAAGNTFVVKPSEITPMTTIALIDLLAEAGLPAGVANLVTGPGHTVGARLAEHPDVDLVSFTGGLVSGVKVAQAAAPTVKKVALELGGKNPNIVFADACATEEAFDTAVDQALNAAFIHSGQVCSAGARLIVEESLRERFVTELARRAARIRLGRGTADGVECGPLVSAQQRAKVEAYVASALAEGAVLRCGGKRPQPSADRPATGWFYEPTVLDACHREMKVVREEVFGPVLTVETFRTEDEAVFLANDTEYGLAGAVWTADAGRARRVAARLRHGTVWINDFHPYLPQAEWGGFGRSGTGRELGPAGLAEYRETKHVYQNLAPRPVRWFAG
- a CDS encoding DUF5954 family protein, whose amino-acid sequence is MSDYRDEVPAYLTIRVTQQDGPLAAFAEQEAWQATQRYPQLMGVMIAEYFRARECEAGGWELLATGADTPQDARDGLGSHFRMRAKEARDAGDEAARRTWMAAARRMDREVVNEVRVRGERFRIVRASRFIRMGPNGPEPPRPSDPDTAEVGEAHRAGPSVKGFVVDPFTGTGLSNGILKLELFHSLGVSPDAGPEAVADARRARRECPGGVLLPAVFMISERVDGRWRAFNPGAGHTTPQAARDSLASWQRVMAPFTLRLDEGQRAEYARLADRLDETRSNVITVAGVRYRVTRVERLIRVGPDGPEGPRPSDYDPQPPVEVHTRRLKEQGLWTDEDDDEPAGLDERAQELKRLWDEEWERRQALRAKRERKERG
- a CDS encoding ABC transporter substrate-binding protein, which codes for MRRRTTTALVGSLVLLTATGCGAADMTKQASPFANAGGAKSVTLSVQSWVGAQSNVAVAQYLLEHELGYRVDTVQVDEVPAWDALSQGRVDAILEDWGHPDQEKRYVEDKKTIARAGDLGVTGHIGWFVPTYLAQQHPDITDWKNLNKYAGLFRTAESGGKGQLMDGSPSYVTNDKALVANLKLNYQVVFAGSEAAQITQMKQFAKEKKPFLTYWYAPQWLFKKVPMTEVKLPPYKDGCDADAAKVACSYPHTPLQKYLNAGFARSGGKAAAFLKKFRWTTEDQNEVSLMIADQKLSPEDAAKKWVDSHPQVWKKWLP
- a CDS encoding ABC transporter permease, which produces MTTLSVPASRPHTPRLLKSRAAGKLLLLALVTAVLLPLLHGGSWPHHLTVSLDKPLTSASNWVIDNRDSHPLFLYFFGYISNAVVLSVRAVYLTLLAAGWTGVTVFAALVAWRVAGVRLAAGTALAFLACGALGMWVPTMQTLALMVVAVLASVLTGALLGLAAGLSDRLDRALRPVLDTMQVLPAFAYLLPVVLVFGIGVPAAVLATVVYAAPPMARLTALGLRGADPEVLEAVESLGATRRQRLLTARIPLARGELLLGLNQTIMMALSMAVIASVIGAGGLGDRVYQALASVDVGQALAAGIPIVLLAIVLDRVTGAAGAADDTGSRTIGWPYALAVTAAVALATRLLHGLNWPTGFSLGIAAPVNRAVDWMTAHLYSGVPVVGGTADWAGHFTTWILDPLRGGLQWLPWWSVLLIVAALAWLIGTWATALTAVLAMAAIGVLGVWDPALDTLSQVLAAVAVTLVLGFATGIAAARSDRVERVLRPVLDVFQTMPQFVYLIPVVALFGVGRAPAVAAAVVYALPAVVRITAQGLRQVDPAALESARSLGATGRQQLWQVQLPLARRSLLLALNQGVVLVLAVVIIGGLVGGGALGYNVAFGLAQGDLATGLVAGAAIVCLGLMLDRVTQPTERRTKKGA
- a CDS encoding GMC family oxidoreductase, with the protein product MSHTPHLYDYVVIGGGTAGSVIASRLTENPDVTVAVIEGGPSDVGRDDVLILRRWMGLLGGDLDYDYPTVEQPRGNSHIRHSRARVLGGCSSHNTLISFKPLPSDWDEWEQAGAKGWGAVPMEAYFARLKNNIVSVDEKDRNAIARDFVDAAQAALGVPRVEGFNKKPFTEGAGFFDLAYHPETNKRSSASVAYLHPVLDERPNLTILLETWAYRLEITEGRAEGVHVRTKDGEELLIRARSEVVLCAGAVDSPRLLLHSGIGPRADLEELGIPVVHDLPGVGENLLDHPESVIVWETHGPIPENSAMDSDAGLFVRRDPENPGPDLMFHFYQIPFTDNPERLGYERPRHGVSMTPNIPKPKSRGRLYLTSADPEVKPALDFRYFTDEDDYDARTLVDGIRIAREIAKAEPLAGWLGREVCPGPEITGDEELSEYARKVAHTVYHPAGTCKMGAADDELAVVDLELRIRGLEGIRIADASVFPTMTAVNPMIGVLMVGERAVDLIGGGAR